ACCTCGACGGGGGTGCTGAGTGCGGTCAGCACGGCCTCCGGCGCGTTCCGGTCCAGGCGGCGGCGCAGCATCGCGGCCTCCTCGGCGACGGGCAGGTAGCCCATCCGCACCCGCAGCAGGAACCGGTCCAGCTGTGCCTCGGGCAGCGTGTACGTGCCCTCGTACTCGATCGGGTTGTCGGTGGCGATGACCACGAACGGCTGCGGCAGCGGACGGGTGACGCCGTCGACGGAGACCTGGCCCTCGGCCATCGCCTCCAGCAGCGCGGCCTGGGTCTTCGGGGGCGTCCGGTTGATCTCGTCGGCGAGCAGCAGGTTGGCGAAGACCGGGCCGGGCCGGAACACCATCTCGCCGGTGCGCTGGTCGTAGAAGGGCGCGCCGGTCACGTCGGAGGGCAGCAGGTCCGGGGTGAACTGGATGCGGCGGAAGTCGAGGCCGAGCACGGTCGAGAAGGAGCGGGCCAGCAGCGTCTTGCCGAGCCCGGGCAGGTCCTCGATCAGCACGTGGCCGCCGGCCAGCACGCCGAGCATCACCAGTTCGAGCGCGGCGCGCTTGCCGACGACGGCGCGCTCGATCTCGTCGAGGACGGCGTGGGCACGGACTCCCGCCTGCTGCGGGGTCAGCTTGTCCGTTTCGGGGGCGGCGGTCACGGTGCTCCTCGGTGGGTGTCGGCGAAAGGTCAGCCGGGGCTGGTGGGACGGCGGAGGGGGCGGGACGGGATTCAGAGTGTTTCCAGGCGGGCCACCAGCGCCTCGAGCAGCGCGGGCGGCAGCGGCAGCGGGTCGGGCAGACCGACGTGGCCCATCGAGCGGGCGTGCCGGACCGCTGCCGGCGTCCGCGGCACCCGGGGGTCGATCCACGGCCAGAGCTCGGGACCGACGATCGCCGCGGCGCGGTCCGGCTGCATCCGCAGCGCGACGCCGTGCCGCTCGGCGAGCCGCACCTCGTACAGGCGCAGCAGCAGCGGATGGAGGTGCAGCGCGTAGCCGTCGGGCGACTGCGCGGCGTCGGAGATCGCGGCGTCCCAGTACCGCAGGGTCGGCTCGCGGGTGCCGACGAGCCGGCTGCGCCGGCGCAGTCCGCTGTCCATGGCCGCCGCGCCGACGACCCAGCGGCCGGCCCAGACGGCCGAGGCGACGAGCATCACCGCGCCGACGGAGGCCCCGGCGGCGCCGCCGACGACCGCCAGCGCGACCTCGCAGACGACGCCGAAACCGCCGAGCGCCAGCAACGACGTGACGTTGGGCCCCAGTCGGCCCGCCTTGGGGGCGGACGCGGCGGGAGGGCGCAGGTACCCGGGGAACGCGGACGGCCCGGGGCCGACGGACGGCGGGCCCGACGGCTGGGGCGCGGGCCGGGGGGTGGGGACGTTGGCGGGAGTGGGCATCAGACCTGCTGCTCCTCGACGAGCGGGCCGAACCGGTCGGCTGCCCCGGCCGTGGCGGCGGCCAGGTGCGCCGCGATGGCGTCCAGCGCGGCACGGGCCCGCTCCCGCTGGTGCTCGCTCATCGGGTGGGTGGAGTAACGGGCCTCACGGAACAGGTCGGTGAGCGAGTGCGCCGCCTCGTCCGGGACCAGGCCCGCGGCGACGGCGCGGTCCAGCAGCTCGGCGGGCGTGTCCGCCTTCATCCGGCTGAGGCCCCCGTCGGCGAGGGAGGTCTCCATCGCGGCGTAGCAGGCGATGATCGCCGCACGCGCGTCCCCGTCGTCGGCCAGCGCCTGCTGCCCGGCGCTGACCGCCTCGGCGAGCGCGTCCTCGGCTCCGCCGTCGACGCCGCCGTCGATGCCCTGGGCGTCGCCGCCGCGGCGCACGCCGAGCCAGCGTGCGCCGAGCACGATCAGCGTGACGAGGGCGGCGAGGCCGAGGATCCAGCCGAAGACGAGGAGCAGGGTCGACAGCGGGAGCGCCCCCTGGTGGGGCTGCGGCTGCGGCTGGACCGCGGGCCCGCCGGTGGGGGGCGGCACGGAAGTGGGGGTCGGCTCGGCGGTGACCGTCGGCTGGGGCGCGGGCGGCAGTTCGGCTCCGGGCGAGTGCAGGCCCAGCACGGCGAGCGTGACGGCGGTGACCACCGCCATCATCGCGATGCCCGGCACGACCATCGAGTCCAGCCGGGTCTCCAGCGCGGGCGCGACCTGCTCACTGTCCTGCCGGCGCCGCTGCCGCGAGACCATCAGCCAGCCGAGACCGGCGACGACGGCGAGCACGAGCACCCAGTGCCCGTGCAGCGGCCCCGTTCCCGCGAGCGCGGAGCCGCGCGCGGCGTGCAGGGAGGCCGCGGCGAGCGCGAGGACGACGCCCGCGCCCAGCGCGGCGCCGAGACGCAGTCCGAGCCCCCACCTGTCCCTGCCACCCGCCACGTGCGTTCCCCCGCGTCGACCATTGCGTGGGGCCACCCTGCCACAGCGCACCTCCGCGCGTCATGGGAGTGCCCGCCTTGTACGTGTTCGCACCGTCGCCCGCCTCCGGCGGGCGGACGCGGCACGTCTCGGCCATGGGCAAGTTGCACCACCCAGGGCGCGCGGCTCTGCTTGATCAACTGCGTGCGCGCCAAGCCACCGACAAGCGGACGGTCCCGGGCG
This genomic interval from Streptacidiphilus rugosus AM-16 contains the following:
- a CDS encoding AAA family ATPase, yielding MTAAPETDKLTPQQAGVRAHAVLDEIERAVVGKRAALELVMLGVLAGGHVLIEDLPGLGKTLLARSFSTVLGLDFRRIQFTPDLLPSDVTGAPFYDQRTGEMVFRPGPVFANLLLADEINRTPPKTQAALLEAMAEGQVSVDGVTRPLPQPFVVIATDNPIEYEGTYTLPEAQLDRFLLRVRMGYLPVAEEAAMLRRRLDRNAPEAVLTALSTPVEVQAMRDSLEQVEVDSDLVDYIVALVDATRRHAQIQVGASPRGGLALVQLARARAVMAGRDYVTPEDVKAVALPALAHRVTLKPELWVRRISADDVIAGLVQSVPTPVTRRQAPPLTAEQVHPQDAAHANPVGA
- a CDS encoding DUF4129 domain-containing protein, whose translation is MAGGRDRWGLGLRLGAALGAGVVLALAAASLHAARGSALAGTGPLHGHWVLVLAVVAGLGWLMVSRQRRRQDSEQVAPALETRLDSMVVPGIAMMAVVTAVTLAVLGLHSPGAELPPAPQPTVTAEPTPTSVPPPTGGPAVQPQPQPHQGALPLSTLLLVFGWILGLAALVTLIVLGARWLGVRRGGDAQGIDGGVDGGAEDALAEAVSAGQQALADDGDARAAIIACYAAMETSLADGGLSRMKADTPAELLDRAVAAGLVPDEAAHSLTDLFREARYSTHPMSEHQRERARAALDAIAAHLAAATAGAADRFGPLVEEQQV